From the genome of Brienomyrus brachyistius isolate T26 chromosome 8, BBRACH_0.4, whole genome shotgun sequence, one region includes:
- the LOC125747082 gene encoding troponin C, slow skeletal and cardiac muscles, with amino-acid sequence MDDIYKAAVEQLTDEQKNEFKAAFDIFVQDAEDGCISTKELGKVMRMLGQNPTPEELQEMIDEVDEDGSGTVDFDEFLVMMVRCMKDDSKGKSEEELAELFRMFDKNSDGYIDLEELKIMLEATGETITEDDIEELMKDGDRNNDGKIDYDEFLEFMKGVE; translated from the exons ATGGACGATATTTACAAAGCAGCG GTTGAGCAGCTCACGGATGAACAGAAAAATG AATTCAAAGCTGCCTTCGACATATTCGTCCAGGATGCCGAGGATGGGTGCATCAGCACCAAGGAGCTGGGGAAGGTCATGAGGATGCTGGGTCAGAACCCTACACCTGAGGAGCTGCAGGAGATGATCGACGAGGTGGATGAAGACG GGAGTGGCACGGTGGATTTTGACGAGTTCTTGGTCATGATGGTGCGGTGCATGAAAGATGACAGCAAAGGGAAATCTGAGGAGGAACTTGCCGAGCTCTTCAGGATGTTCGATAA GAACTCGGACGGGTATATCGACCTCGAGGAACTGAAGATAATGTTGGAGGCGACTGGTGAAACCATCACTGAGGATGACATAGAGGAGCTCATGAAGGATGGAGACAGGAACAACGATGGAAAGATTGATTATGACG AGTTCTTGGAGTTCATGAAGGGGGTGGAATAA
- the rpl29 gene encoding 60S ribosomal protein L29, which yields MAKSKNHTTHNQSRKAHRNGIKKPRTHRYESLKGVDPKFLRNMRFAKKHNKKGLKKARAAKLAAAK from the exons ATGGCAAAGTCGAAGAACCACACCACCCACAACCAGT CCCGCAAAGCTCACAGAAACGGCATCAAGAAACCGAGGACTCACAGATACGAGTCTCTGAAGGGG GTTGACCCCAAATTCTTGAGGAACATGCGATTTGCTAAGAAGCACAACAAGAAAGGACTGAAGAAGGCGAGGGCTGCTAAGCTGGCGGCTGCCAAATAA